Within the Desulfovibrio aminophilus DSM 12254 genome, the region TCTTCGGCCGAACGCATCGGGATGGAGGTGCCGCCGAGGGGGGCGAAGTCAGCGTAGGGGCGGGCTTCGATGGCGCCCTGGGGGCAGATCTTCACGCAGGAGTAGCACTCCCAGCAGGCTTCGGGCTCCTGGTTGTAGGCCTTCATCTCGGCCGGATCCAGGATCATGAGGTCGTTCGGACAAATGTACATGCAAGCGGTCTTTTCGCCACCCTTGCAGCCGTCACATTTTTCCGGGTTCACAAAGGTCGGCATAACATCTCCTCCTAACTTGTTGAATTTATGATACCAGAATACCGACGGTCCACTGCCAATATGCAAAAGTGCCTAGCGTGCAGGCGGAGCACTCGGGATACCAGCCCAAACGCCAGGAGTCAAGCCAAAAGTGAATTTTTGAACAAGCGTCTGTTCCGCAGGCGGAGGAAAAACGGACGGGGAACCCGCCTCGGAAGCCTAT harbors:
- the aprB gene encoding adenylyl-sulfate reductase subunit beta; its protein translation is MPTFVNPEKCDGCKGGEKTACMYICPNDLMILDPAEMKAYNQEPEACWECYSCVKICPQGAIEARPYADFAPLGGTSIPMRSAEDIMWTIKFRNGSVKRFKFPIRTTPEGSIKPFDGKPEPGDINNELLFTETALKAPKAVLMKKFEVSDADISQCWQDGVCEPVNG